In Daphnia magna isolate NIES unplaced genomic scaffold, ASM2063170v1.1 Dm_contigs282, whole genome shotgun sequence, one genomic interval encodes:
- the LOC116935882 gene encoding uncharacterized protein LOC116935882, with product MSRGCRCSSGRCLNCVCVQAGRLCREQCNCSQDSCNNQGIDRFQDPQGATMDLDAFNAALAALATNQQRQQQQQQQQQDVLTALAARLLAAPAPAPPPPAVPAANAAPAPVRVVLDPDVRYSGSNGESVNDWLQLVNRKALAENWGDDDKRRAAISSLFGKALTWQEEIGVNILDWDDWLLALRGSFEVRLTEGQWQAMVEARRQLPNEPGSTYVLEKIKICRRRSTPLNDVELIPYLIRGLYHPAHVSVMMGNPPASVNAFLVGIRRLENISEAVAVSPETISPSTGFHDREKNETAAASESMARAIESLTNQVALLTRMVNRPPSPGPDRQAAKHVTFERRPPGSRNEVLCYNCQGYGHISRDCPQHNPRWPRQEGSGNGSVGPSGQDRQ from the coding sequence ATGAGTCGTGGTTGTCGGTGTTCATCTGGCAGGTGCTTAAATTGCGTCTGTGTTCAAGCCGGACGTCTTTGCCGGGAACAGTGTAATTGTAGCCAAGACTCGTGCAATAATCAAGGTATTGACCGATTTCAAGACCCCCAAGGAGCTACAATGGACCTTGATGCCTTCAATGCCGCCCTAGCTGCGCTTGCTACCAACCAACAAcgtcaacagcagcagcagcaacaacaacaagatgtCCTGACAGCCCTAGCAGCACGGCTCTTAGCAGCCCCTGCTCCAGCGCCTCCACCACCGGCTGTCCCAGCGGCGAATGCCGCCCCTGCACCTGTTCGAGTGGTGTTGGATCCTGATGTGAGGTATTCTGGGTCGAACGGAGAATCCGTGAACGATTGGCTACAACTCGTAAATCGGAAGGCCCTAGCGGAAAACTGGGGAGACGACGACAAACGACGGGCGGCCATTAGCTCTCTTTTTGGGAAAGCCCTAACCTGGCAAGAAGAGATAGGCGTCAACATCTTGGACTGGGACGACTGGCTACTGGCGTTACGAGGATCCTTTGAGGTCCGCCTTACCGAGGGCCAATGGCAGGCAATGGTGGAGGCACGGCGACAACTACCAAACGAACCGGGCTCCACATACGTTctagagaaaataaaaatttgtcgGCGCCGGTCCACTCCACTCAACGACGTCGAGCTAATACCTTATTTAATCCGTGGCCTATATCATCCGGCACACGTGTCAGTAATGATGGGAAATCCACCGGCCAGTGTAAACGCTTTTTTGGTCGGAATTCGTCGCCTGGAAAACATTAGCGAGGCGGTAGCCGTTTCGCCGGAAACTATTTCACCTTCAACGGGATTCCAcgatagagaaaaaaatgagaCCGCAGCAGCTTCCGAGTCCATGGCGCGGGCAATCGAGTCTCTAACCAACCAAGTGGCCCTTCTGACTCGAATGGTGAATCGTCCTCCATCACCTGGCCCTGACAGACAAGCGGCTAAACACGTAACTTTTGAACGTCGCCCCCCAGGCTCGAGGAACGAAGTACTGTGCTATAATTGCCAAGGCTACGGGCATATTTCTCGTGACTGTCCTCAGCACAACCCGCGTTGGCCCAGACAAGAAGGGTCGGGAAACGGGTCAGTCGGTCCCTCGGGGCAGGATCGACAATGA